A window of the Miscanthus floridulus cultivar M001 chromosome 14, ASM1932011v1, whole genome shotgun sequence genome harbors these coding sequences:
- the LOC136504197 gene encoding obtusifoliol 14-alpha demethylase isoform X1, giving the protein MNQTMDLADIPQQQRLIAGAALLVATVIFLKLLLSARSGGGKKRLPPTIPGAPVVGGLVKFMRGPIPMIREQYARLGSVFTVPIITRKITFLIGPEVSAHFFKGNEAEMSQQEVYRFNVPTFGPGVVFDVDYSVRQEQFRFFTEALRANKLRSYVDQMVAEAEEYFSKWGESGTVDLKYELEHLIILTASRCLLGREVREKLFDDVSALFHDLDNGMQPISVLFPYLPIPAHKRRDRARARLAEIFATIIKSRKASGQSEEDMLQCFIDSKYKNGRPTTEGEVTGLLIAALFAGQHTSSITSTWTGAYMLRFKQYFAEAVEEQKDVMKRHGDKIDHDILAEMDVLYRCIKEALRLHPPLIMLLRQSHSDFTVTTKEGKEYDIPKGHIVATSPSFANRLPHIYKNPDSYDPDRFGPGREEDKAAGAFSYISFGGGRHGCLGEPFAYLQIKAIWTHLLRNFEFELVSPFPENDWNAMVVGIKGEVMVNYKRRKLVVDN; this is encoded by the exons ATGAATCAGACGATGGATCTCGCCGACATCCCGCAGCAGCAGCGGCTCATCGCCGGCGCGGCCCTACTAGTGGCCACCGTCAtcttcctcaagctcctcctGAGCGCCCGCTCCGGGGGCGGCAAGAAGCGCCTGCCGCCGACGATCCCGGGGGCGCCGGTGGTGGGCGGGCTCGTCAAGTTCATGCGCGGGCCGATCCCGATGATCCGGGAGCAGTACGCGCGCCTGGGGAGCGTCTTCACGGTGCCCATCATCACCCGcaagatcacgttcctcatcggGCCCGAGGTGTCGGCGCACTTCTTCAAGGGCAACGAGGCCGAGATGAGCCAGCAGGAGGTGTACAGGTTCAACGTGCCCACCTTCGGCCCTGGCGTCGTCTTCGATGTCGACTACTCCGTCAGGCAGGAGCAGTTCAGGTTCTTTACCGAGGCGCTCCGGGCTAATAAGCTTCGCAGCTATGTCGACCAGATGGTTGCTGAGGCTGAG GAGTACTTCTCAAAGTGGGGAGAAAGTGGCACTGTTGATTTGAAGTACGAGTTGGAGCACCTCATCATACTGACGGCTAGCCGGTGCTTGTTGGGGAGGGAGGTGCGAGAAAAGCTGTTTGACGATGTTTCTGCTCTCTTCCATGACCTTGACAATGGGATGCAGCCAATTAGTGTCCTCTTCCCATACCTCCCAATCCCTGCACATAAGCGTCGTGACAGGGCACGGGCACGTTTGGCAGAAATCTTTGCCACCATCATCAAGTCCCGCAAGGCCTCTGGACAGTCTGAGGAAGACATGCTGCAATGCTTCATTGATTCCAAGTACAAGAATGGGCGACCCACCACAGAGGGTGAGGTAACTGGGCTACTTATCGCAGCACTCTTTGCTGGACAGCACACCAGCTCGATCACCTCAACCTGGACTGGAGCGTACATGCTTCGCTTCAAGCAGTACTTTGCAGAAGCTGTAGAGGAGCAGAAGGATGTCATGAAACGGCATGGCGACAAGATTGATCATGACATCCTGGCAGAGATGGATGTCCTCTACCGGTGCATCAAGGAGGCCCTTCGTCTCCACCCGCCACTAATCATGTTGCTTCGCCAATCACACAGCGACTTCACCGTAACAACAAAGGAAGGCAAAGAGTATGACATCCCCAAGGGCCACATTGTCGCGACATCGCCATCCTTTGCCAACAGGCTGCCCCACATCTACAAGAACCCTGACTCATATGACCCTGACCGGTTCGGTCCTGGAAGGGAGGAGGACAAGGCTGCAGGCGCCTTCTCATACATCTCCTTTGGTGGTGGCAGGCATGGGTGCCTCGGTGAACCCTTTGCCTACCTGCAGATCAAGGCGATCTGGACGCACCTACTGAGGAACTTTGAGTTCGAGCTGGTATCGCCGTTCCCAGAGAACGACTGGAACGCCATGGTGGTTGGCATTAAGGGTGAGGTGATGGTCAATTACAAGAGGCGGAAGCTTGTTGTGGACAACTAA
- the LOC136504197 gene encoding obtusifoliol 14-alpha demethylase isoform X2, which produces MDLADIPQQQRLIAGAALLVATVIFLKLLLSARSGGGKKRLPPTIPGAPVVGGLVKFMRGPIPMIREQYARLGSVFTVPIITRKITFLIGPEVSAHFFKGNEAEMSQQEVYRFNVPTFGPGVVFDVDYSVRQEQFRFFTEALRANKLRSYVDQMVAEAEEYFSKWGESGTVDLKYELEHLIILTASRCLLGREVREKLFDDVSALFHDLDNGMQPISVLFPYLPIPAHKRRDRARARLAEIFATIIKSRKASGQSEEDMLQCFIDSKYKNGRPTTEGEVTGLLIAALFAGQHTSSITSTWTGAYMLRFKQYFAEAVEEQKDVMKRHGDKIDHDILAEMDVLYRCIKEALRLHPPLIMLLRQSHSDFTVTTKEGKEYDIPKGHIVATSPSFANRLPHIYKNPDSYDPDRFGPGREEDKAAGAFSYISFGGGRHGCLGEPFAYLQIKAIWTHLLRNFEFELVSPFPENDWNAMVVGIKGEVMVNYKRRKLVVDN; this is translated from the exons ATGGATCTCGCCGACATCCCGCAGCAGCAGCGGCTCATCGCCGGCGCGGCCCTACTAGTGGCCACCGTCAtcttcctcaagctcctcctGAGCGCCCGCTCCGGGGGCGGCAAGAAGCGCCTGCCGCCGACGATCCCGGGGGCGCCGGTGGTGGGCGGGCTCGTCAAGTTCATGCGCGGGCCGATCCCGATGATCCGGGAGCAGTACGCGCGCCTGGGGAGCGTCTTCACGGTGCCCATCATCACCCGcaagatcacgttcctcatcggGCCCGAGGTGTCGGCGCACTTCTTCAAGGGCAACGAGGCCGAGATGAGCCAGCAGGAGGTGTACAGGTTCAACGTGCCCACCTTCGGCCCTGGCGTCGTCTTCGATGTCGACTACTCCGTCAGGCAGGAGCAGTTCAGGTTCTTTACCGAGGCGCTCCGGGCTAATAAGCTTCGCAGCTATGTCGACCAGATGGTTGCTGAGGCTGAG GAGTACTTCTCAAAGTGGGGAGAAAGTGGCACTGTTGATTTGAAGTACGAGTTGGAGCACCTCATCATACTGACGGCTAGCCGGTGCTTGTTGGGGAGGGAGGTGCGAGAAAAGCTGTTTGACGATGTTTCTGCTCTCTTCCATGACCTTGACAATGGGATGCAGCCAATTAGTGTCCTCTTCCCATACCTCCCAATCCCTGCACATAAGCGTCGTGACAGGGCACGGGCACGTTTGGCAGAAATCTTTGCCACCATCATCAAGTCCCGCAAGGCCTCTGGACAGTCTGAGGAAGACATGCTGCAATGCTTCATTGATTCCAAGTACAAGAATGGGCGACCCACCACAGAGGGTGAGGTAACTGGGCTACTTATCGCAGCACTCTTTGCTGGACAGCACACCAGCTCGATCACCTCAACCTGGACTGGAGCGTACATGCTTCGCTTCAAGCAGTACTTTGCAGAAGCTGTAGAGGAGCAGAAGGATGTCATGAAACGGCATGGCGACAAGATTGATCATGACATCCTGGCAGAGATGGATGTCCTCTACCGGTGCATCAAGGAGGCCCTTCGTCTCCACCCGCCACTAATCATGTTGCTTCGCCAATCACACAGCGACTTCACCGTAACAACAAAGGAAGGCAAAGAGTATGACATCCCCAAGGGCCACATTGTCGCGACATCGCCATCCTTTGCCAACAGGCTGCCCCACATCTACAAGAACCCTGACTCATATGACCCTGACCGGTTCGGTCCTGGAAGGGAGGAGGACAAGGCTGCAGGCGCCTTCTCATACATCTCCTTTGGTGGTGGCAGGCATGGGTGCCTCGGTGAACCCTTTGCCTACCTGCAGATCAAGGCGATCTGGACGCACCTACTGAGGAACTTTGAGTTCGAGCTGGTATCGCCGTTCCCAGAGAACGACTGGAACGCCATGGTGGTTGGCATTAAGGGTGAGGTGATGGTCAATTACAAGAGGCGGAAGCTTGTTGTGGACAACTAA